From a single Streptomyces sp. 1331.2 genomic region:
- a CDS encoding MFS transporter — MTTSTAESSAPSPAIPESPGDTEVLGAVRRRLHPDPTVRRLAGITLVNTVGNGLSLSVAVLFFTRVLGLSAAQLGLGMTAAGLCGVVASVPAGRAADRWGARRVLVTLVSVQAVGTAGYALVHSYPAFVALACLVSAVDRGSAAVRNALYAEVLPADRRVAGRAYLRVVTNVGICLGTALGAIALQVDTRPVYVAAILADAASFVVAALLFHRLSDLRRSSVVERSAVERSAGGGSAVDGSVADQASKTGVPKPSAPSGKGAKQGRRRNPALRDGPFLALTVLNAVLCLQFAVLEVGVPLWIVQQTDAPRITVAGTLVVNTLLVITLQMRATRGIDERTAAARACGRAGMVLAASCLVLSLAHGLPAVAAAAVVLGGVVLQSLGEVVGQAGGWALSYDLAGERDHGAYQGVFNAGTAAALMAGPALVSTLVIGYGTIGWVVLGAVLAAAGLAMRPVVRWAGRRDAGLAAV; from the coding sequence ATGACCACCTCGACGGCGGAGTCCTCCGCACCTTCCCCTGCCATACCCGAAAGCCCTGGTGACACCGAAGTCCTCGGTGCCGTCCGACGACGCCTGCACCCCGACCCGACGGTCCGTCGGCTGGCCGGGATCACCCTGGTCAACACGGTGGGCAACGGCCTCTCCCTCTCCGTCGCGGTGCTGTTCTTCACCCGGGTGCTCGGCCTGAGCGCCGCCCAGCTGGGGCTCGGAATGACCGCGGCCGGCCTGTGCGGGGTGGTCGCCAGTGTGCCCGCCGGCCGGGCCGCCGACCGTTGGGGCGCACGGAGGGTGCTGGTGACGCTGGTCTCGGTGCAGGCGGTCGGCACGGCCGGGTACGCGCTGGTGCACAGTTATCCGGCGTTCGTCGCACTGGCGTGCCTGGTCTCCGCCGTCGACCGCGGGTCCGCCGCCGTGCGGAACGCGCTCTACGCGGAGGTGCTGCCCGCCGACCGCCGGGTGGCGGGCCGGGCCTACCTGCGGGTGGTGACCAACGTGGGCATCTGCCTGGGCACCGCTCTCGGCGCGATCGCACTTCAGGTGGACACCCGGCCGGTCTACGTGGCGGCGATCCTGGCCGATGCCGCCTCCTTCGTGGTCGCGGCGCTGCTGTTCCACCGCCTCTCCGACCTGCGGCGTTCATCGGTGGTCGAGCGGTCGGCCGTCGAGCGGTCGGCGGGCGGGGGGTCGGCAGTCGACGGGTCCGTCGCCGACCAGGCGTCGAAGACCGGCGTCCCGAAGCCGTCGGCCCCCTCGGGCAAGGGCGCCAAGCAGGGCCGGCGTCGCAATCCCGCGCTGCGGGACGGCCCGTTCCTGGCCCTGACGGTGCTGAACGCGGTGCTCTGCCTGCAGTTCGCCGTACTGGAGGTCGGTGTGCCGCTCTGGATCGTCCAGCAGACCGACGCGCCGCGGATCACCGTGGCTGGCACCCTGGTCGTCAACACCCTGCTGGTGATCACCCTCCAGATGCGGGCCACCCGAGGCATCGACGAACGGACGGCCGCCGCCCGGGCCTGTGGGCGTGCGGGGATGGTGCTCGCGGCCTCCTGCCTGGTCCTCTCACTGGCGCACGGCCTGCCCGCGGTCGCCGCGGCCGCAGTGGTGCTCGGCGGGGTCGTGCTGCAGTCCCTCGGTGAGGTCGTCGGGCAGGCGGGCGGCTGGGCGCTCAGCTACGACCTCGCGGGCGAGCGCGACCATGGCGCCTACCAGGGCGTGTTCAACGCGGGAACGGCGGCGGCGCTGATGGCCGGTCCGGCGCTGGTCAGCACGCTGGTGATCGGGTACGGGACGATCGGCTGGGTCGTCCTGGGCGCGGTGCTTGCGGCGGCCGGCCTGGCGATGCGCCCCGTCGTCCGCTGGGCCGGACGGCGGGACGCGGGGCTCGCGGCCGTCTGA
- a CDS encoding ATP-grasp domain-containing protein yields the protein MTTTDVPVLLLAPRINETGLQLRTAAGLRGLRACVATSWQAPRELLGAPVHVYGGPLFGDAVGRELGLGLLEPAADWLTRLPLPLTGRRVTCTTLAEARRLRRPAFVKPPADKLFAARVYPDGSALPGPEVLEGDTAVLVSEVARFAVEYRLFVLDGTVRTGSRYAVNGELSVAPLETIGAPEGETARAADGETAEVLAFGREVLAASASDAPLPSAAVVDVGRTENGRWAVVEANAAWASGGYAAAPEAVLEAVLRSSGPDAQLTTTDRPFLRDLPEVVR from the coding sequence ATGACCACGACCGACGTCCCCGTCCTGCTCCTCGCACCGCGCATCAACGAGACGGGCCTGCAGCTGCGCACCGCCGCCGGGCTCCGGGGCCTGCGGGCGTGCGTCGCGACGTCCTGGCAGGCCCCGCGCGAACTGCTCGGCGCGCCGGTGCACGTGTACGGAGGGCCGCTGTTCGGCGACGCCGTCGGGCGGGAGCTCGGCCTCGGCCTGCTGGAGCCCGCCGCCGACTGGCTGACCCGACTGCCGCTTCCCCTGACCGGACGGCGGGTCACTTGCACCACCCTCGCCGAGGCACGGCGGCTGCGACGCCCGGCCTTCGTCAAGCCGCCGGCGGACAAGCTGTTCGCCGCCCGCGTCTACCCCGACGGCAGCGCGCTGCCGGGGCCCGAGGTGCTGGAGGGCGACACGGCGGTGCTGGTGAGCGAGGTGGCGCGGTTCGCCGTCGAGTACCGGTTGTTCGTCCTGGACGGCACGGTGCGGACCGGTTCGCGCTACGCGGTGAACGGCGAGCTGTCCGTCGCACCGCTGGAAACCATCGGGGCACCAGAAGGGGAGACCGCCAGGGCAGCCGACGGGGAGACCGCCGAGGTGCTCGCGTTCGGCCGTGAGGTCCTGGCCGCCTCCGCGTCGGACGCCCCGCTGCCCAGCGCCGCCGTGGTGGACGTCGGGCGTACGGAGAACGGCCGTTGGGCCGTGGTGGAGGCCAACGCCGCCTGGGCCAGCGGGGGTTACGCTGCCGCCCCGGAGGCCGTGCTCGAAGCGGTGCTCCGCTCGTCCGGCCCGGACGCCCAACTCACCACCACCGACCGGCCGTTCCTGCGCGACCTGCCCGAGGTGGTGCGCTGA
- a CDS encoding enoyl-CoA hydratase family protein — protein sequence MTSAEPFVRVSTADAVTTLTLDSPHNRNALSTRLMAELHAGLAAAAADPEVRAVVLGHTGKVFCAGADLSEATGADPTVGPRGLVALQRAIVDCAKPVIAVIDGHVRAGGLGLVGAADLAVAGPASTFAFTEVRLGLAPAVISLPLRPKLEPRAASRYYLTGEVFDAAEAARIGLITSATASAEDTGVVLKGLLDALRQGSPQGLAESKRLANAEVVRSFERDADELVELSARLFGSEEAQEGMRAFLEKRPARWVR from the coding sequence ATGACCAGCGCAGAGCCCTTCGTCCGCGTCAGCACCGCCGACGCCGTCACCACGCTCACCCTCGACTCGCCGCACAACCGCAACGCGCTCTCCACCCGCCTGATGGCCGAGCTGCACGCCGGGCTGGCGGCGGCCGCGGCCGACCCGGAGGTCCGCGCCGTGGTGCTCGGCCACACCGGCAAGGTGTTCTGCGCGGGCGCGGACCTCTCGGAGGCGACCGGCGCGGACCCGACGGTCGGTCCGCGCGGCCTGGTCGCGCTGCAGCGGGCGATCGTGGACTGCGCCAAGCCGGTGATCGCCGTCATCGACGGGCACGTCCGGGCGGGCGGCCTCGGCCTGGTCGGCGCGGCGGACCTCGCCGTCGCCGGACCGGCCTCGACCTTCGCCTTCACCGAGGTTCGGCTCGGCCTCGCGCCCGCCGTCATCTCGCTGCCGCTGCGCCCCAAGCTGGAGCCGCGTGCGGCCTCCCGCTACTACCTCACCGGCGAGGTCTTCGACGCCGCCGAGGCCGCCCGGATCGGCCTGATCACCAGCGCCACCGCGTCCGCCGAGGACACCGGCGTCGTGCTCAAGGGCCTGCTGGACGCGCTGCGCCAGGGCTCCCCGCAGGGGCTGGCGGAGTCGAAGCGGCTGGCCAACGCCGAGGTGGTGCGTTCCTTCGAGCGCGACGCGGACGAGCTGGTGGAGCTGTCGGCGCGGCTGTTCGGCTCGGAGGAGGCGCAGGAGGGGATGCGGGCGTTCCTGGAGAAGCGGCCCGCACGCTGGGTGCGTTGA
- a CDS encoding geranylgeranyl reductase family protein, with protein sequence MTDSGSSDSRSPLDSPLDDSASPLDGVWDVVVVGAGPAGSSAAHAAAAQGRRVLLLDKAEHPRYKTCGGGIIGPSRDSLPPDFRLPLQDRVHAVTFAYNGRYTRTRRSQRMLFGLVNRDEFDLRLVQAAKAAGAVLVTGVTVTGVEQRGGEHRTALVTAADGRTFEARAVVGADGSASRIARHVGVTFDQIDLGLEAEIPVPAQVAADWAGRIHLDWGPLSGSYGWVFPKTETSSLTVGVISARGDGERTKQYLADYIRRLGLSGFTPRIESGHLTRCRAEDSPLSRGRVLVAGDAAGLLEPWTREGISYALRSGRLAGEWAVKVAEAGNAAAVRREALNYAFAVKAGLGVEMRAGKQLLGAFERRPYLFHAAVCLVPAAWRAFARTTQGHTTFSQVLRQYRAARKLTAMASR encoded by the coding sequence GTGACTGACTCCGGAAGCTCCGATTCCCGTAGCCCGCTCGACAGCCCGCTCGACGACTCGGCCTCGCCGCTCGACGGCGTCTGGGACGTCGTGGTGGTCGGCGCCGGACCGGCGGGCTCCTCGGCCGCGCACGCCGCCGCTGCCCAGGGCCGCCGGGTGCTGCTCCTCGACAAGGCCGAGCATCCCCGCTACAAGACCTGCGGCGGCGGCATCATCGGCCCCTCCCGGGACAGTCTGCCGCCGGACTTCCGGCTGCCGCTGCAGGACCGGGTGCACGCCGTCACCTTCGCGTACAACGGGCGGTACACCCGGACGCGGCGCTCCCAGCGGATGCTGTTCGGCCTGGTCAACCGGGACGAGTTCGACCTGCGCCTGGTGCAGGCGGCCAAGGCAGCCGGGGCGGTGCTGGTCACCGGCGTGACCGTCACCGGAGTCGAGCAGCGCGGCGGCGAGCACCGGACTGCGCTGGTGACGGCGGCCGACGGGCGCACCTTCGAGGCCCGCGCGGTGGTCGGCGCGGACGGCAGCGCGAGCCGGATCGCCCGGCACGTCGGCGTCACCTTCGACCAGATCGACCTCGGCCTGGAGGCGGAGATCCCGGTGCCGGCGCAGGTCGCCGCCGACTGGGCGGGCCGGATCCACCTCGACTGGGGCCCGCTGTCCGGCAGTTACGGCTGGGTGTTCCCGAAGACCGAGACCAGCAGCCTCACCGTCGGGGTCATCTCGGCGCGCGGCGACGGCGAGCGGACCAAGCAGTACCTCGCCGACTACATCCGGCGGTTGGGCCTTTCGGGGTTCACCCCCAGGATCGAGTCCGGGCACCTGACCCGCTGCCGGGCCGAGGACTCGCCGCTCTCCCGCGGCCGGGTGCTGGTCGCCGGGGACGCGGCCGGGCTGCTGGAGCCGTGGACCCGCGAGGGCATCTCGTACGCGCTGCGCTCGGGCCGGCTGGCCGGCGAGTGGGCGGTCAAGGTCGCCGAGGCGGGCAACGCGGCGGCGGTGCGGCGCGAGGCGCTGAACTACGCGTTCGCGGTCAAGGCCGGGCTGGGCGTGGAGATGCGTGCGGGCAAGCAGCTACTGGGCGCCTTCGAGCGGCGGCCGTACCTCTTCCACGCGGCGGTCTGCCTGGTGCCGGCGGCGTGGCGGGCCTTCGCCCGGACCACCCAGGGACACACCACCTTCTCCCAGGTGCTGCGGCAGTACCGGGCGGCGCGGAAGCTGACGGCGATGGCGTCGCGGTAG
- a CDS encoding ArsR/SmtB family transcription factor encodes MHRFTLRLADLATTWFATSPIHEAVLSLRMWTHPGVYHLQTQAFEQLRPAFEQLDSRLLLSLVAENRWVPDFLTPRPTSPSPEFRSELAAVRALPPEQLRAELEQTFLPHGQPLPATLAAGLADPERLLARIADAVEEYWEKCLAPSWWPQARAALEADLVYRARLLAQHGATALFADLDHRLRWEDGVLSIDRQWTDGDVETPVDGRGLVLCPTFFARGAITMISNDRAPQISYPARGQGGMTGRAAPVPRQAMEALVGAPKARLLALLAEPASTTDLAHRLGVTPGAVSQHLSVLAATGLVTRARHGRSVLYRRSPLGDELTGANR; translated from the coding sequence GTGCACCGGTTCACACTCCGCCTGGCCGACCTCGCCACCACCTGGTTCGCCACCTCCCCGATCCACGAGGCCGTACTCAGTCTGCGGATGTGGACCCACCCCGGCGTCTACCACCTCCAGACCCAGGCCTTCGAACAGCTGAGGCCGGCCTTCGAACAGCTGGACTCGCGCCTGCTGCTCTCGCTCGTCGCCGAGAACCGCTGGGTACCGGACTTCCTGACCCCCCGCCCGACCTCCCCCTCCCCCGAGTTCCGCTCCGAACTGGCCGCCGTCCGCGCACTGCCACCGGAGCAGTTGCGCGCCGAACTGGAGCAGACCTTCCTCCCGCACGGCCAACCGCTGCCCGCCACCCTCGCCGCCGGACTCGCCGACCCGGAAAGGCTGTTGGCGCGGATCGCCGACGCAGTGGAGGAGTACTGGGAGAAGTGCCTCGCGCCGTCCTGGTGGCCACAGGCCCGCGCCGCCCTGGAGGCCGACCTGGTCTACCGGGCCCGACTGCTCGCCCAGCACGGCGCGACGGCCCTCTTCGCCGACCTCGACCACCGGCTCCGCTGGGAGGACGGCGTGCTGTCCATCGACCGGCAGTGGACGGACGGGGACGTGGAGACCCCCGTGGACGGACGCGGCCTCGTCCTCTGCCCGACCTTCTTCGCCCGTGGCGCGATCACGATGATCAGCAACGACCGTGCGCCGCAGATCAGTTACCCGGCGCGCGGACAGGGAGGCATGACCGGGCGGGCCGCACCGGTGCCGCGGCAGGCCATGGAGGCGCTGGTCGGCGCACCGAAGGCCCGGCTGCTGGCGCTGCTCGCCGAGCCTGCCTCCACAACCGACCTCGCGCACCGCCTCGGCGTCACTCCGGGCGCGGTCAGTCAGCACCTGTCCGTCCTCGCCGCCACCGGCCTGGTCACCCGGGCTCGCCACGGCCGCTCGGTGCTGTACCGGCGCAGCCCGCTCGGGGACGAGCTGACGGGCGCGAACAGATGA
- a CDS encoding RidA family protein yields MTTSHLIHITEPPGVAPGTGYTQVVTGSGRLVQVSGQVAFDEQRNLIGAGDPKAQARQVFENLRRCLAAAGAGFEHVVKFTFFMTDIAYLQAIREARDEHLGTLPLPAASAMQVAALFRPDVLIEIEALAILPE; encoded by the coding sequence ATGACCACCTCTCACCTCATCCACATTACCGAGCCGCCCGGCGTCGCGCCCGGCACCGGCTACACCCAGGTCGTCACCGGCAGCGGCCGGCTGGTCCAGGTCTCCGGCCAGGTCGCCTTCGACGAGCAGCGGAACCTGATCGGCGCGGGTGACCCGAAGGCCCAGGCGCGGCAGGTCTTCGAGAACCTGCGCCGCTGCCTGGCCGCCGCCGGGGCCGGGTTCGAGCACGTCGTGAAGTTCACCTTCTTCATGACCGACATCGCCTACCTCCAGGCCATCCGCGAGGCCCGCGACGAGCACCTGGGCACCCTGCCCCTGCCGGCCGCCTCCGCGATGCAGGTGGCGGCGCTGTTCAGGCCCGACGTACTGATCGAGATCGAGGCGCTGGCGATCCTCCCGGAGTAA
- a CDS encoding PucR family transcriptional regulator: MTGHNAPHCTPANSPAQAPGWRIPVIGGRPADQRLLGGVRELAEAVVTALLDRVPVYRSLPREQLTGELTRDTERRIRALAHTVRTGLPAPAGEFTAVREAAARRAEEGLPLDAVLLAHHLGLEVCWEFVTRHAQDGDAAELLVLNRLLLDQLGQATTAAGAGYLDGRRPAADRRCAARQSLLTALLAGTPADEAAARAGLRLPAGYAVLCLSVADHPDEHSPEVDPVVAARRKLRRLGAELDHRTRQSALTALTSSGGLVLVPFGPSPSSCSSPDPTPTPTPASASASAEDPTAAAPWPQLAATLAAAGRAAGTPVLAGAAAAVPTEVPDAAALAYEVLDVARAFGRPPGLHRLEDVLLEYQLTRPSRARSRLAALLEPLAGAGELLTTLRTHLAGGLNRRHTADALHLHPNTVDYRLRRIAVLTGLDPTHPADVLRITAALAARTAEQASPVR, encoded by the coding sequence GTGACCGGTCACAACGCACCCCACTGCACGCCCGCGAACTCACCGGCCCAGGCGCCGGGTTGGCGCATCCCGGTGATCGGCGGACGGCCGGCCGACCAACGCCTCCTCGGCGGCGTCCGCGAGCTGGCCGAGGCCGTCGTCACCGCCCTGCTGGACCGCGTGCCGGTCTACCGCAGCCTGCCCCGAGAACAGCTCACCGGCGAGCTCACCCGGGACACCGAGCGCCGGATCCGCGCCCTCGCCCACACCGTCCGCACCGGACTCCCCGCCCCCGCCGGTGAGTTCACCGCCGTCCGGGAGGCCGCCGCCCGCCGCGCCGAGGAGGGCCTGCCGCTGGACGCCGTCCTGCTCGCCCACCACCTCGGGCTGGAGGTCTGCTGGGAGTTCGTCACCCGGCACGCCCAGGACGGCGACGCCGCCGAACTGCTGGTGCTCAACCGGCTGCTGCTCGACCAACTCGGGCAGGCCACCACCGCCGCCGGCGCGGGCTACCTGGACGGGCGCCGACCGGCCGCCGACCGCCGCTGCGCGGCCCGGCAGTCCCTGCTGACCGCACTGCTCGCCGGCACTCCCGCCGACGAGGCCGCCGCCCGGGCCGGACTCCGACTGCCCGCCGGCTACGCCGTGCTCTGCCTGTCCGTCGCCGACCACCCCGACGAACACTCCCCCGAGGTCGACCCGGTCGTCGCCGCCCGCCGCAAGCTCCGCCGACTCGGCGCCGAACTCGACCACCGCACCCGGCAGTCGGCGCTCACCGCACTGACGTCCTCGGGCGGGCTGGTGCTCGTCCCGTTCGGCCCGTCCCCGAGCTCGTGCTCATCCCCAGACCCAACCCCAACCCCAACCCCAGCCTCAGCCTCAGCCTCAGCCGAGGACCCCACTGCCGCGGCCCCCTGGCCGCAGCTCGCCGCCACCCTCGCCGCAGCGGGCCGCGCGGCCGGTACGCCCGTACTCGCCGGAGCCGCCGCGGCCGTACCCACCGAGGTGCCCGACGCGGCCGCCCTCGCCTACGAAGTCCTGGACGTAGCCCGGGCGTTCGGGCGCCCACCCGGACTGCACCGGCTGGAGGACGTCCTGCTGGAGTACCAGCTCACCCGCCCCAGCCGGGCCCGCTCCCGGCTCGCCGCCCTGCTCGAACCCCTGGCCGGCGCCGGGGAGTTGCTCACCACCCTGCGCACCCACCTGGCCGGCGGCCTCAACCGCCGGCACACCGCGGACGCCCTGCACCTGCACCCCAACACCGTCGACTACCGGCTGCGCCGCATCGCCGTGCTGACCGGCCTGGACCCGACGCACCCCGCCGACGTCCTGCGGATCACCGCCGCCCTCGCGGCGCGGACGGCCGAACAGGCTTCGCCCGTACGGTAG
- a CDS encoding acyltransferase, which yields MPITRSLLSAVRAGGRRAAGRLVHRGWRWVQRTGAVTNQSPGPYRFGELGDGTTLAFPLGAVFNEQWITIGPFSIIGERVTISAGFLPGLDLGPEPIVRIGGGCVIGRDSHIVGHQSIVLGDDVWTGPGVYISDQAHEYRSTDLPIGKQWPRNEPVEIGAGSWIGTGAVILPGARIGRNVVVAAGAVVRGEVPDHSVVAGAPAKVVRRWTEEEGWQPPLRHDAPQPVPDGVTAEQLRALVGWDLRLPGEQG from the coding sequence ATGCCGATAACCCGCTCCCTCCTCTCCGCCGTTCGGGCCGGTGGTCGCCGCGCCGCCGGACGCCTCGTCCACCGGGGTTGGCGCTGGGTGCAGCGGACCGGCGCGGTCACCAACCAGAGCCCCGGCCCCTACCGGTTCGGCGAGCTGGGGGACGGCACGACCCTCGCCTTCCCGCTCGGGGCGGTCTTCAACGAGCAGTGGATCACCATCGGGCCGTTCTCGATCATCGGCGAGCGGGTCACCATCAGCGCGGGCTTCCTGCCCGGGCTGGACCTCGGGCCGGAGCCGATCGTGCGGATCGGCGGCGGCTGCGTGATCGGCCGGGACAGCCACATCGTCGGCCACCAGTCGATCGTGCTCGGCGACGACGTCTGGACCGGGCCCGGCGTCTACATCTCCGACCAGGCGCACGAGTACCGCTCCACCGACCTGCCGATCGGCAAGCAGTGGCCGCGCAACGAGCCGGTGGAGATCGGCGCGGGCAGCTGGATCGGCACCGGAGCGGTGATCCTGCCGGGGGCGCGGATCGGCCGCAACGTGGTGGTCGCGGCGGGCGCGGTGGTGCGTGGCGAGGTGCCCGACCACAGCGTGGTCGCCGGGGCGCCCGCCAAGGTGGTCCGCCGCTGGACCGAGGAGGAGGGGTGGCAGCCGCCGCTGCGCCACGACGCACCCCAGCCGGTGCCGGACGGTGTGACGGCGGAGCAGCTGCGCGCCCTGGTCGGGTGGGACCTGCGGCTGCCGGGGGAGCAGGGCTGA
- a CDS encoding glycosyl hydrolase family 18 protein, with amino-acid sequence MSARSRAGRPRVRSRLLALLSVLLLPLAALTALAAPANAAGKLTATFTTADNGSWWQGTYIVHNDNATAVSGWSLEFDLPAGVTIGNSYNGTATVNGRHVTVAAAFYNSTVNAHSTTEPYSFWFVGTGPVSTSLNCRINGDKCDGTPDVPPSAPGAPTVTESTAHTLALSWPAATAGDFPVASYDVLSGGTVLASGPSTSALVTGLTPATSYTLTARAKDSRGNPGPLSTPVAAATFDPSTDPVPPTAPTNLRTTAVSSTDLTLAWNASTDNVRVAAYDVYQGATLAATVTGKTLTATVGSLSPSTTYTFTVKARDAADNASPASTPLTATTSDLVGAGKYARVGYFVQWGIYGRQYFVKNLDTSGSAAKLDVVNYAFENIDPVNLTCLAGVTKGTTGNPQDPDQGTGAGDADADYARPMSADQSVDGVADDGWGKLRGNLNQLKKLKAKYPNLKVVVSLGGWTYSKYFSDVAATDDSRKKFVKSCVDTWIRGNLPVYNGAGGDGVAAGIFDGIDLDWEWPGSGDGHAGNHWSAKDKDNLSLLLAEFRKQLDGLGGSHRLLTAFTPADPAKVAAGWDLGRIFTSLDIANVQGYDFHGSGSDNSWEPNRTGHQANLYQDPNDPYNTHFSVDAAVRTYLGAGVNPRKLTIGFPFYGRGWQGVADGGAKGVWQSAGGAAPGQFAEEAGTRGYHNLITSVSGLTVYHAPESVATYGYTGAGGQWWTFDDAWSIAQKTAYLKSKNLLGGMIWEMSGDTPAGTLMTALDTGLT; translated from the coding sequence ATGTCCGCTCGATCCCGGGCCGGGCGCCCGCGCGTGCGCAGCAGACTGCTGGCACTGCTCTCCGTCCTGCTCCTCCCGCTCGCCGCACTCACCGCGCTCGCCGCCCCGGCGAACGCCGCCGGCAAGCTCACCGCCACCTTCACCACCGCCGACAACGGCTCCTGGTGGCAGGGCACCTACATCGTCCACAACGACAACGCGACCGCCGTGTCCGGCTGGAGCCTGGAGTTCGACCTCCCGGCGGGCGTCACGATCGGCAACAGCTACAACGGCACCGCCACCGTCAACGGCCGACACGTCACCGTCGCCGCCGCGTTCTACAACTCCACCGTCAACGCCCACAGCACCACCGAGCCGTACAGCTTCTGGTTCGTCGGCACCGGCCCGGTCTCCACCTCGCTCAACTGCCGCATCAACGGCGACAAGTGCGACGGAACCCCCGACGTCCCGCCGTCCGCACCAGGCGCCCCGACGGTCACCGAATCCACTGCCCACACGCTCGCCCTGAGTTGGCCGGCCGCGACCGCCGGGGACTTCCCGGTCGCCTCGTACGACGTGCTGAGCGGCGGCACCGTGCTCGCCTCCGGCCCGTCCACCAGCGCCCTGGTCACCGGCCTCACCCCGGCCACCTCGTACACCCTGACCGCCCGGGCCAAGGACAGCCGCGGCAACCCGGGCCCGCTCAGCACACCCGTCGCGGCCGCCACCTTCGACCCGTCCACCGACCCCGTCCCACCCACCGCACCGACCAACCTCCGTACCACCGCGGTCAGTTCGACGGACCTGACGCTGGCCTGGAACGCCTCGACCGACAACGTCCGGGTCGCCGCGTACGACGTGTACCAGGGCGCCACCCTGGCAGCGACGGTCACCGGCAAGACGCTGACCGCGACCGTCGGCAGCCTCTCGCCGTCCACCACCTACACGTTCACCGTGAAGGCCCGCGACGCCGCCGACAACGCCTCGCCCGCCTCCACCCCACTCACCGCAACCACCTCCGACCTGGTCGGCGCCGGAAAGTACGCCCGGGTCGGCTACTTCGTCCAGTGGGGCATCTACGGCCGCCAGTACTTCGTCAAGAACCTCGACACCTCGGGCAGCGCCGCCAAACTCGACGTCGTCAACTACGCCTTCGAGAACATCGATCCGGTCAACCTGACCTGCCTCGCGGGCGTCACCAAGGGCACCACCGGCAACCCGCAGGACCCGGACCAGGGCACCGGCGCCGGTGACGCCGACGCCGACTACGCCCGCCCGATGAGCGCCGACCAGTCGGTGGACGGCGTGGCCGACGACGGCTGGGGCAAACTCCGCGGCAACCTCAACCAGTTGAAGAAGCTCAAGGCCAAGTACCCGAACCTGAAGGTGGTCGTCTCGCTCGGCGGCTGGACGTACTCCAAGTACTTCTCTGACGTCGCCGCCACCGACGACTCCCGCAAGAAGTTCGTCAAGTCCTGTGTCGACACCTGGATCAGGGGCAATCTGCCGGTCTACAACGGCGCCGGCGGCGACGGCGTGGCGGCCGGGATCTTCGACGGCATCGACCTCGACTGGGAGTGGCCCGGCTCCGGCGACGGCCACGCGGGCAACCACTGGAGCGCCAAGGACAAGGACAACCTGTCCCTGCTGCTGGCCGAATTCCGCAAGCAGCTCGACGGGTTGGGCGGCTCGCACAGGCTGCTCACGGCCTTCACCCCGGCCGACCCGGCGAAGGTCGCCGCCGGCTGGGACCTGGGCAGGATCTTCACCTCACTGGACATCGCCAACGTCCAGGGCTACGACTTCCACGGCTCGGGCAGCGACAACTCCTGGGAGCCCAACCGCACCGGCCACCAGGCCAACCTGTACCAGGACCCGAACGACCCCTACAACACCCACTTCAGTGTGGATGCGGCCGTCCGGACCTACCTCGGCGCCGGGGTCAACCCGCGCAAGCTCACGATCGGTTTCCCGTTCTACGGGCGCGGCTGGCAGGGCGTGGCGGACGGTGGCGCGAAGGGTGTCTGGCAGTCCGCGGGCGGCGCCGCGCCGGGCCAGTTCGCCGAGGAGGCCGGGACGCGCGGGTACCACAACCTGATCACGAGCGTCTCCGGTCTCACCGTCTACCACGCCCCCGAGTCCGTTGCGACGTACGGCTACACGGGCGCCGGCGGCCAGTGGTGGACCTTCGACGACGCCTGGTCGATCGCCCAGAAGACGGCCTACCTCAAGTCGAAGAACCTGCTCGGCGGCATGATCTGGGAGATGTCCGGCGACACCCCGGCCGGCACCCTCATGACCGCCCTCGACACCGGGCTCACATAG